A single Deinococcus aerophilus DNA region contains:
- a CDS encoding response regulator: MDRPPFHLLLVEDEPADAALFEDMLAEQDQEIMVHHVENGQEALDYLLGPVPGPRPQLVVLDLNMPVMDGHEFLERVKGAAEVRTIPVLVLSTSEHPDDIVRAYDGQVSGYVVKPGSYEDYTRVLETIRAYWLGLVRLPRLEDLSLDRMRH, from the coding sequence ATGGACCGACCGCCCTTTCATTTGCTGCTGGTGGAGGACGAGCCGGCAGACGCCGCGCTGTTCGAGGACATGCTGGCCGAGCAGGACCAGGAGATCATGGTGCACCATGTAGAGAACGGTCAGGAAGCCCTGGACTACCTGCTGGGGCCCGTTCCCGGTCCGCGGCCGCAGCTCGTGGTGCTGGACCTGAACATGCCGGTCATGGACGGCCACGAGTTTCTGGAACGGGTCAAGGGGGCGGCCGAAGTTCGGACCATTCCGGTGCTGGTCCTGTCCACCTCCGAGCATCCTGACGACATCGTGCGGGCCTACGACGGACAGGTCAGCGGCTACGTGGTCAAACCCGGCAGCTATGAGGACTACACCCGGGTGCTGGAGACCATCCGGGCATACTGGCTCGGGCTGGTGCGCCTGCCGCGGCTGGAAGACCTGTCGCTGGACCGGATGCGCCATTGA
- a CDS encoding sensor histidine kinase produces the protein MSRRPPPVHFASAALDALSANLAILNENGVIVTVNRAWVEFAGANGGGDDVGTNYLHLCDAAVGDGAAHAHAVAAGIRAVLAGQAMFELEYPCHSETEQRYYVARVTAFRQDGECYALVAHENITRRKLAELEVISLNVTLEARVRERTVALEASEQALQRTNAELIKRNDELSQFVYVASHDLQEPLRILGAYADILRHRYRGQQLDERADTYLLRITQQVDRARQLVRDVLTLSDVAPNPPREPTDLAAICCEVRDSLPWPSDGRVECGADLPQASANPAQVRQLLANLLGNALKFRSAAPLHVQLSGNPEQDRVHFVLRDNGIGIAPQHADKVFVLFQRLHSRKSVGGNGIGLAVCRRIVERHGGRIWIEAVPGAGGGTAVHFTLPSLQAPTGDPALASSQGTAAERPSPGS, from the coding sequence ATGTCCCGTCGTCCGCCGCCCGTTCACTTCGCGTCTGCGGCCCTGGACGCTCTCTCGGCCAACCTCGCGATCCTGAACGAGAACGGCGTGATCGTCACGGTCAACCGGGCCTGGGTGGAGTTTGCCGGAGCGAACGGCGGCGGCGATGACGTGGGGACCAATTACCTGCACCTGTGCGACGCGGCTGTGGGAGACGGCGCCGCCCACGCCCACGCCGTCGCTGCGGGCATCCGAGCAGTGCTCGCGGGGCAGGCGATGTTCGAGCTGGAATATCCGTGTCATTCCGAGACCGAGCAGCGGTATTACGTTGCCCGCGTGACCGCTTTTCGGCAAGATGGAGAGTGCTACGCCCTGGTCGCCCACGAGAACATCACCCGGCGCAAGCTGGCCGAGCTGGAAGTGATCTCGCTGAACGTCACCCTGGAGGCCCGGGTGCGTGAGCGGACCGTGGCGCTGGAGGCCAGCGAGCAGGCCCTGCAGCGCACCAATGCCGAGTTGATAAAGCGCAACGATGAGCTCTCGCAATTCGTGTACGTTGCCTCGCACGATCTGCAAGAGCCGTTGAGAATCCTGGGAGCCTACGCCGATATCCTGCGGCACCGTTACCGGGGTCAGCAGCTCGATGAGCGGGCCGACACCTATCTACTGCGCATCACCCAGCAGGTCGACCGTGCCCGGCAGCTGGTCCGCGACGTGCTGACCCTCTCCGACGTGGCCCCCAATCCGCCGCGCGAGCCCACCGACCTCGCGGCCATCTGCTGTGAGGTCCGGGACTCGCTGCCGTGGCCGTCCGACGGCCGCGTGGAATGCGGCGCGGACCTGCCGCAGGCGTCGGCCAACCCGGCCCAGGTCCGGCAGTTGCTGGCGAACCTGCTGGGCAACGCCCTCAAGTTCCGCTCGGCCGCCCCCCTGCACGTGCAGCTTTCCGGCAACCCCGAGCAGGACCGGGTTCACTTCGTGCTGCGCGACAACGGGATCGGTATTGCACCCCAGCATGCCGACAAGGTCTTCGTGCTGTTTCAGCGCCTGCATTCGCGCAAATCGGTCGGTGGCAACGGCATTGGTCTGGCGGTATGCCGCCGGATCGTGGAACGGCACGGGGGCCGCATCTGGATCGAGGCGGTCCCCGGGGCCGGGGGCGGCACGGCCGTTCATTTCACCCTGCCGTCGCTTCAGGCCCCTACCGGCGACCCAGCGCTGGCATCCTCCCAGGGGACCGCGGCCGAACGCCCTTCGCCAGGGTCATGA
- a CDS encoding ABC transporter ATP-binding protein, with product MTDLKQRGPPGVPSPTGSVEEAVGLRRRLGDLRSTLTLVWRASPGHGAAYVLSSLSASGLPAANLYVGKLLLDEVARAAGGNVTYLALLTLLGIQVALGILGNVLSTVQNASQQLLGDSLQYTVSQRILNKAAGLSVEAFENAETYDRLQQAYREVGSRPLGVATQLVALAGAVVTLVSVGALMARLGLWVLPLVLLASVPGVIVSNRFGVEGYRMLRRQTHDARVQNYLGSLLTSDTLVKEVRLFGFEGHLLARWQSYYQGFRRQLVQLVRRRSAWGLAASLSSALLIGLASALILRRAAAGQISVGDFSIFVLGIAQVQGTVGSLLNGVSGIYQNLLYMRNLYSFLELPSRDLDAGDPWEGAIETIEFRNVGFRYPLTDRDVLRDVSFTVRRGEALALVGENGAGKTTLVKLLTRLFEPSSGTILLNGLDAARFSPRSVQKQMSIIFQDFGQYQMSARENVALAEADRLTDEDGVQAAVQQAGAGFVDGLPAGLNTPLGRLFQGGRQLSGGQWQRLALARLYFRDASVLVFDEPTAALDARAEAETIEALRAQTGDRITLLISHRFSTVRLADQIVVLEGGVVVEAGSHAELMARRGQYAALYELQARGYAAPS from the coding sequence ATGACCGACCTGAAACAGCGGGGCCCGCCCGGCGTGCCCTCCCCCACCGGCTCCGTCGAGGAGGCGGTGGGCCTGCGGCGGCGCCTGGGCGACCTGCGGTCCACCCTGACGCTGGTGTGGCGGGCCAGCCCGGGACACGGCGCAGCCTACGTGCTGAGCAGCCTGAGCGCCAGCGGCCTGCCCGCCGCCAACCTGTATGTCGGCAAACTGCTGCTCGATGAGGTGGCCCGCGCAGCCGGGGGCAACGTGACCTATCTGGCCCTGCTGACCCTGCTGGGCATTCAGGTGGCCCTGGGCATCCTGGGCAATGTTCTGTCCACTGTACAAAACGCGTCTCAGCAGCTGCTGGGAGACAGCCTGCAGTACACCGTCAGCCAGCGCATCCTGAACAAGGCGGCGGGGTTGAGTGTGGAGGCCTTCGAGAACGCCGAGACCTACGACCGCCTTCAGCAGGCCTACCGCGAGGTGGGCTCACGGCCCCTGGGGGTGGCCACCCAGCTTGTGGCGCTGGCAGGGGCGGTCGTCACGCTGGTGTCGGTGGGGGCGCTGATGGCCCGGCTGGGGCTATGGGTTCTGCCGCTGGTGCTGCTGGCGAGCGTGCCGGGGGTGATTGTCAGCAACCGCTTTGGCGTCGAGGGCTACCGCATGCTGCGCCGTCAGACGCATGACGCGCGCGTACAGAACTACCTGGGCAGCCTGCTGACGTCCGACACGCTGGTCAAGGAGGTGCGGCTGTTCGGCTTCGAGGGCCATCTGTTGGCCCGCTGGCAAAGCTATTATCAGGGCTTCCGGCGACAGCTCGTGCAGCTGGTGCGGCGCCGCTCGGCGTGGGGACTGGCGGCCTCGCTGTCATCAGCGCTGCTGATCGGACTCGCCAGCGCCCTGATCCTGCGCCGCGCCGCCGCCGGACAGATCAGCGTGGGAGATTTCAGCATCTTTGTTCTCGGCATCGCACAGGTCCAGGGCACGGTGGGCAGCCTGCTCAACGGCGTCAGCGGCATCTACCAGAACCTGCTGTACATGCGCAACCTCTACAGCTTTCTGGAACTGCCCAGCCGCGATCTGGACGCCGGCGACCCCTGGGAGGGGGCCATCGAGACCATTGAGTTCCGCAACGTGGGCTTTCGCTACCCACTCACCGACCGCGACGTCCTGCGCGACGTCAGCTTCACGGTCCGGCGCGGCGAAGCGCTGGCGCTGGTGGGGGAGAACGGAGCGGGCAAGACCACCCTGGTCAAGCTGCTGACCCGGCTGTTCGAGCCGAGCAGCGGCACGATTTTGCTCAACGGCCTGGACGCCGCCCGCTTCAGTCCGCGCAGTGTTCAGAAGCAGATGAGCATCATTTTTCAGGATTTCGGGCAGTACCAGATGAGCGCCCGCGAGAATGTAGCGCTGGCCGAGGCCGACCGGCTGACCGACGAGGACGGGGTTCAGGCGGCGGTCCAGCAGGCGGGCGCAGGTTTTGTGGACGGCCTGCCCGCCGGTCTGAACACCCCGCTGGGCCGGCTGTTTCAGGGAGGACGGCAGCTGTCGGGCGGCCAGTGGCAGCGTCTGGCCCTCGCCCGGCTGTACTTCCGGGACGCCTCGGTCCTCGTCTTCGATGAACCCACCGCCGCCCTGGACGCCCGCGCCGAGGCCGAGACCATCGAGGCGCTGCGTGCCCAGACCGGGGACCGCATCACCCTGCTGATCTCGCACCGCTTTTCCACCGTCCGCCTGGCCGATCAGATCGTGGTGCTGGAGGGCGGCGTGGTGGTGGAGGCCGGCAGCCACGCTGAACTCATGGCGCGGCGCGGCCAGTACGCGGCGCTGTACGAGTTGCAGGCGCGGGGCTACGCGGCCCCATCATGA
- a CDS encoding ParA family protein, producing the protein MTLITTVHSYAGGVAKSATARDLSAALALLGQRVLLIDADHQADLSVSLGADMDEQYERAEDSFAQTIGPAVLGTGPLPTPLSVFGVDLIPSSITLYNLEKELKADISMVVGLRYALDEVRASGTYDHVIIDTNPTLGDMATLALLAADRVLLPMPPNRKGLRAGSFIRSRVEKGHYQRLNPGLQVLPPVVTQAPNTVLARQYLAEIEELFGGTLGVIKHRPGLYPAAMERSIPVPHLNRGEGRAEVMAVAGRFLEVTGTAPVAGVPRGA; encoded by the coding sequence ATGACCTTGATCACCACAGTCCACAGTTATGCCGGAGGTGTGGCGAAAAGCGCGACGGCGCGCGACCTCAGCGCCGCGCTGGCCCTGCTGGGGCAACGCGTCCTGCTCATAGACGCCGACCATCAGGCGGACCTGAGTGTCAGCCTGGGAGCCGACATGGACGAGCAGTACGAGCGGGCCGAGGACTCCTTTGCCCAGACCATCGGACCGGCGGTGCTGGGAACCGGACCACTGCCCACTCCACTGTCCGTGTTCGGCGTCGACCTGATTCCCAGCTCCATCACCCTCTACAACCTGGAAAAGGAGTTGAAGGCAGACATCAGCATGGTGGTGGGCCTGCGCTACGCGCTCGACGAGGTGCGTGCCTCAGGAACCTACGATCACGTCATCATCGACACCAACCCGACGCTGGGGGACATGGCGACGCTGGCGCTGCTCGCCGCCGACCGGGTGCTGTTGCCCATGCCACCCAACCGCAAGGGCCTGCGGGCCGGATCGTTCATTCGCTCGCGGGTCGAAAAGGGGCATTATCAGCGGCTGAATCCGGGCCTGCAGGTGCTGCCGCCGGTGGTTACCCAGGCTCCCAACACCGTGCTGGCCCGGCAGTACCTCGCCGAGATCGAGGAATTGTTCGGGGGCACGCTCGGGGTGATCAAGCACCGTCCGGGACTGTATCCAGCGGCCATGGAACGCTCGATCCCGGTGCCCCACCTCAACCGGGGGGAGGGCCGCGCCGAGGTAATGGCGGTGGCCGGGCGTTTTCTGGAAGTCACAGGCACGGCTCCTGTCGCGGGAGTGCCCCGTGGCGCGTGA
- a CDS encoding ParB/RepB/Spo0J family partition protein: MAREDLLGSGLAQVAAQGTVRAVRRDLLIPAAWQPRRSFDRAGLLALARSIRAEGVRQNLLVRPHPQRSGHYEIIAGERRWRAADPGVAAQLGLSEEEQATLGGEVSASLPCLILNIDDVDARRLSAVENLQRENLDPVDEASYRLLLVQDALGLQVREGTSLSRLAQEVGRRLHALRNAPDSARDEVETLRRLFGQLGTLSWESFATNHLPLLQLPDELLGAVRDGKMAGRSALLIHRQDDEVLRAELLKRALGGAPLKELTRVVDLHQGQAWRGLAADVRGRLGVRQLDRLDPRRRERVVALLRRLQRELDTQGETAADPHL, translated from the coding sequence GTGGCGCGTGAGGACCTGCTGGGCAGCGGGCTGGCGCAGGTGGCGGCCCAGGGCACCGTGCGGGCCGTGCGCCGGGACCTGCTGATTCCTGCGGCGTGGCAGCCGCGCCGCAGTTTTGACCGTGCGGGCCTGCTGGCCCTGGCGCGCAGCATCCGCGCAGAGGGGGTACGTCAGAACCTGCTGGTGCGCCCGCATCCGCAGCGCAGCGGACACTACGAGATCATCGCCGGGGAACGGCGCTGGCGGGCCGCCGATCCGGGAGTGGCCGCACAACTGGGGCTGAGCGAGGAGGAGCAGGCCACCCTGGGTGGCGAGGTGTCGGCCAGCCTGCCGTGCCTGATTCTGAACATCGACGACGTGGATGCCCGGCGCCTGAGTGCGGTCGAGAACCTGCAGCGTGAGAATCTGGACCCGGTCGATGAAGCGAGCTACCGGCTGTTGCTGGTGCAGGACGCCCTGGGCCTGCAGGTCCGGGAGGGCACCAGCCTGTCGCGTCTGGCACAGGAGGTGGGCCGGCGCCTGCACGCCCTGCGCAACGCGCCGGACTCCGCCCGGGACGAGGTGGAGACGCTGCGCCGGCTGTTCGGTCAGCTGGGCACGCTGAGCTGGGAATCGTTCGCCACCAACCACCTGCCGCTGCTTCAGCTTCCCGACGAACTGCTGGGAGCGGTCCGTGACGGCAAGATGGCCGGCCGCAGCGCCCTGCTGATTCACCGTCAGGACGATGAGGTGTTGCGCGCCGAGCTGCTGAAGCGGGCCCTGGGGGGAGCGCCCCTCAAGGAACTGACCCGTGTGGTGGACCTGCACCAGGGTCAGGCGTGGCGGGGGCTGGCCGCCGATGTGCGTGGCCGCCTGGGGGTCCGGCAACTCGACCGCCTCGATCCCCGCCGCCGGGAACGTGTGGTGGCCCTGCTGCGCCGGTTGCAGCGCGAGCTGGACACGCAAGGGGAGACGGCGGCAGACCCGCACCTTTGA
- a CDS encoding PQQ-dependent sugar dehydrogenase, which yields MAPNPWLRALGTSLALLTALTSCAIMRGPNTAAPNLGLTLPPGFHAEIYAEGFKKPRLMALAPNGDIFVSDEKGGTVTALLDRDGDGRLDRQQVFASGLNTPHGLAFHDGALYVAVTDAVLRFPYSSGDVTASAPPLVVTALPGGGRHYSRTVVFGPDDRMYVAAGSTCNVCEEQDPRRAAVWVYDADGQNARPFATGLRNAVGLEWFGDALYATANGRDLAGNDLPPEAFYVLKEGQNYGWPYCYPVAPNTPQVWDQDFGKKGPAYCDQAQPAFATTTAHAAPLGLAFYTGTAFPTEYRNLMFVALHGSWNREPKSGYKVITVHPQTGEVRDFVSGFQSGPVTTARPVDLQVTPDGALLLTDDGNGLIYRLSYRAP from the coding sequence ATGGCTCCCAATCCCTGGCTGCGCGCGCTTGGAACTTCCCTGGCCCTGCTGACGGCCCTGACCTCATGTGCCATCATGCGTGGTCCCAACACGGCGGCCCCCAACCTGGGACTGACGCTGCCTCCGGGCTTTCACGCGGAGATCTATGCAGAGGGCTTCAAGAAACCCCGCCTGATGGCTCTGGCCCCCAATGGCGACATCTTTGTCAGCGACGAGAAGGGCGGCACCGTCACGGCGTTGCTCGACCGGGATGGCGACGGTCGGCTGGACCGCCAGCAGGTGTTTGCCTCGGGCCTGAATACGCCCCACGGATTGGCCTTTCATGACGGCGCACTGTACGTGGCCGTTACCGATGCCGTGCTGCGTTTTCCCTACAGCAGCGGAGATGTGACGGCGAGTGCCCCGCCGCTGGTGGTCACGGCCCTACCGGGTGGGGGCCGGCATTATTCGCGCACGGTGGTCTTCGGACCGGACGACCGTATGTATGTGGCGGCGGGCAGCACCTGCAACGTCTGCGAGGAGCAAGACCCCCGCCGCGCCGCTGTGTGGGTCTACGACGCCGACGGACAGAATGCCCGCCCCTTTGCTACCGGACTGCGCAATGCGGTCGGTCTGGAATGGTTCGGGGACGCGCTGTATGCCACCGCCAACGGCCGCGACCTGGCCGGCAATGACCTGCCTCCCGAGGCCTTTTACGTTCTGAAAGAAGGCCAGAACTATGGCTGGCCCTACTGCTATCCGGTGGCTCCAAACACCCCGCAGGTATGGGACCAGGACTTTGGCAAGAAAGGTCCGGCGTACTGTGACCAGGCTCAGCCCGCCTTCGCCACCACCACCGCCCACGCCGCACCCCTGGGCCTGGCCTTCTACACGGGTACGGCCTTTCCCACCGAATACCGCAACCTGATGTTCGTGGCCCTCCACGGATCATGGAACCGCGAGCCGAAATCCGGCTACAAAGTCATCACCGTCCACCCCCAGACGGGAGAGGTCAGAGACTTCGTCAGCGGATTCCAGAGCGGTCCAGTCACCACCGCCCGGCCGGTGGATCTGCAGGTTACCCCCGACGGCGCCCTGCTCCTGACCGACGACGGCAACGGCCTGATCTACCGACTAAGCTACCGCGCTCCCTGA
- a CDS encoding SDR family oxidoreductase gives MSDRPTSKDFKDARKIPYPGKQSEMDIQPQTELRGYRAADKLKDKVALITGADSGIGRAVALAFALEGARVAIVYNENDDDAQTTRQMVEERGGQCLVIRADVRQKAACVDAVKQTVDAYGGLNVLVNNAAFQATQDSILDITEEQLRRTVETNLFGYVFMVQAALPHLGDGDAIVNTGSIVGETGNPILVDYTASKGGIHALTKSLALQFGQLGNGVRVNAVLPGPVWTPNIPGTMPLEEVQKFGHEVALGRPGQPEELAPAYVYLACQDSSFVTGSLLHVTGGKLSSDS, from the coding sequence ATGAGCGACAGACCCACCTCGAAGGACTTCAAGGACGCCAGGAAGATTCCCTACCCGGGCAAGCAGTCTGAAATGGACATTCAGCCTCAGACTGAACTGCGTGGGTACCGCGCCGCCGACAAGCTGAAGGACAAGGTGGCGCTGATCACCGGGGCCGACAGCGGCATTGGCCGGGCGGTGGCGCTGGCCTTCGCGCTGGAAGGGGCGCGGGTCGCCATCGTCTACAACGAGAATGATGACGATGCCCAGACCACCCGGCAGATGGTCGAGGAGCGCGGCGGCCAGTGCCTGGTGATCAGGGCGGATGTGCGCCAGAAGGCCGCGTGTGTGGACGCGGTGAAGCAGACGGTAGACGCGTACGGGGGCCTGAACGTGCTCGTCAACAACGCGGCCTTTCAGGCAACCCAGGACAGCATTCTGGACATCACCGAGGAGCAGCTGCGGCGCACCGTGGAGACCAACTTGTTCGGATATGTGTTCATGGTGCAGGCGGCGCTGCCACACCTCGGGGACGGCGACGCGATCGTCAATACAGGTTCGATCGTGGGTGAAACCGGCAACCCGATCCTGGTGGATTACACGGCGTCCAAGGGCGGCATCCACGCGCTGACCAAATCGCTGGCCCTGCAGTTCGGTCAGCTGGGCAACGGCGTGCGCGTTAATGCTGTGCTGCCCGGGCCGGTCTGGACCCCCAACATCCCCGGCACCATGCCGCTGGAGGAGGTCCAGAAGTTCGGCCACGAGGTCGCGCTGGGCCGTCCCGGACAACCCGAGGAACTGGCCCCGGCCTACGTATACCTGGCGTGCCAGGACAGCTCGTTCGTGACCGGTTCGCTGCTGCACGTGACCGGCGGCAAGCTCTCGAGCGATTCATGA
- a CDS encoding family 1 glycosylhydrolase encodes MSRGFLEVIKRELGDGNYAGDEYGGAAGSSGEGLPTGKPSNFMFATGIECSYPTIEQGKVRRDELEECRHYERWQEDLHLVKDLGLQYLRYGLPYYRIHQGPGKYDWEFADQVMAEMKRLGITPILDLMHFGVPDWLGNYQNPELPIHFAAYAEAVARRYPWVRHYTPVNEIYVTAKASAQDGLWNEQLKSERGFVTALKHGVAANILACQAIARVRSNTIIVQAESAEYLHDASPQPRPEISMQNRLRFLALDLNYAVAPDADVLLYLMDNGLTREEYEWFMAGEPPGHQIMGSDYYGHNEKIITPDDQMLMAEDVFGWYQIVKGYYQRYQKPVFHTETNVADAEQAPTWLWKQWMNVLRLRQEGTPVVGFTWYSLTDQID; translated from the coding sequence GTGAGCCGGGGCTTTCTGGAGGTCATCAAGAGGGAACTGGGAGACGGTAACTACGCCGGAGACGAGTACGGGGGCGCCGCCGGCAGCAGCGGCGAGGGGTTGCCCACCGGTAAACCCAGCAACTTCATGTTCGCCACCGGCATCGAATGCTCGTACCCCACCATTGAGCAGGGCAAGGTCCGGCGCGACGAGCTGGAAGAGTGCCGCCACTACGAGCGCTGGCAGGAGGACCTGCACCTCGTCAAGGATCTGGGCCTGCAGTACCTGCGCTACGGGCTGCCGTACTACCGGATTCATCAGGGTCCTGGCAAATATGACTGGGAATTTGCCGATCAGGTCATGGCCGAGATGAAGCGCCTGGGCATCACGCCGATTCTGGACCTGATGCACTTCGGTGTTCCCGACTGGCTGGGCAACTACCAGAACCCGGAACTGCCCATCCACTTTGCGGCCTACGCCGAGGCCGTGGCCCGGCGTTACCCCTGGGTGCGTCATTACACTCCGGTCAACGAGATCTACGTCACGGCCAAGGCGAGCGCGCAGGACGGGCTGTGGAACGAACAGCTCAAATCCGAACGCGGCTTCGTAACTGCCCTGAAACATGGCGTGGCGGCCAATATCCTGGCCTGTCAGGCCATCGCCCGGGTGCGGTCCAATACGATCATTGTGCAGGCCGAAAGTGCCGAATACCTGCACGACGCCAGCCCCCAGCCCCGGCCCGAGATCTCGATGCAAAACCGCCTGCGCTTTCTGGCACTGGATCTCAACTACGCCGTTGCTCCCGACGCGGACGTTCTGCTGTATCTGATGGACAACGGCCTGACCCGGGAGGAATACGAGTGGTTCATGGCCGGGGAACCGCCGGGCCACCAGATCATGGGAAGCGATTATTACGGCCACAACGAGAAGATCATCACGCCCGACGATCAGATGCTGATGGCCGAGGACGTCTTCGGGTGGTATCAGATCGTCAAGGGCTATTACCAGCGCTATCAGAAGCCGGTCTTTCATACCGAGACCAACGTCGCCGACGCGGAGCAGGCCCCCACCTGGCTGTGGAAGCAGTGGATGAACGTGCTGCGGTTGCGTCAGGAGGGCACCCCCGTGGTGGGCTTCACGTGGTACAGCCTGACCGACCAGATCGACTGA
- a CDS encoding dihydrolipoyl dehydrogenase family protein: MTSVSADGSSQADRRPAWAHPTDLGTTPLKADVVVIGGGSAGLTAATLAAAMKRRVILVERDRTGGECLFTGCVPSKTLLSLAKRVHTAHAARGLGLEVGGLPEWSVVQRELRGVIDSFEEVDSPQALERRGVTVIGGEATFVSPHVLEVRHAHGTRTVMAGQFILATGSEVALPDIAGLDRVPFLTHETVFDLPERPEHLLVVGGGPIGCELSQAFARLGSRVTTVQEGPRLLPQDEPEASGALLEALRREGVAVHLNATAARVEGTAGGMRLHLASGTSMEGTHLLIATGKRPRVEGLGLDVIGADYDRHGLKVGANMQSVSCPWLWGAGDVVGGPKFTHGATERGILAGLGALAWWGRAAAALRAPAAHVEDIPWVTYTDPEVAHWGLTEVQAVERHGDRVVVVDYDFHQLDRAATENETGFVKLVTVGGVFGTPLGLKVVGAQVVGPRAGELIQALSLPARLNIHPLRLALLPVSYPTYAEAVRQTYLGLFTDGPAFGRRRAGRAASGQQAGLARPATT, from the coding sequence ATGACATCAGTTTCTGCAGACGGCTCTTCCCAGGCGGACCGCCGGCCCGCCTGGGCCCACCCGACCGATCTGGGCACCACTCCCCTCAAGGCCGATGTGGTGGTGATTGGCGGCGGGTCGGCGGGGCTCACGGCGGCGACCCTGGCCGCGGCCATGAAGCGCCGGGTCATCCTGGTCGAGCGCGACCGGACCGGCGGCGAGTGCCTGTTCACCGGGTGCGTGCCGTCCAAGACGTTGCTGTCCCTCGCAAAACGGGTTCACACCGCCCACGCGGCCCGGGGTCTGGGCCTGGAAGTCGGTGGGCTGCCCGAGTGGTCGGTGGTCCAGCGTGAACTGCGCGGGGTCATCGACAGCTTCGAGGAGGTGGACAGTCCACAGGCTCTGGAGCGCCGGGGGGTCACCGTGATCGGCGGCGAGGCCACGTTCGTTTCTCCGCACGTGCTGGAGGTGCGGCACGCCCACGGAACCCGGACGGTCATGGCGGGGCAGTTCATTCTCGCCACCGGTTCGGAGGTGGCCCTGCCCGACATTGCTGGCCTGGACCGCGTACCGTTTCTGACCCATGAGACGGTCTTTGACCTGCCGGAGCGGCCGGAGCACCTGCTGGTCGTGGGGGGTGGGCCCATCGGCTGCGAGCTGTCTCAGGCCTTCGCCCGCCTGGGCAGCCGCGTGACGACCGTGCAGGAAGGTCCACGGCTGCTGCCCCAGGATGAACCCGAGGCCTCCGGGGCGCTGCTGGAGGCCCTGCGCCGGGAGGGCGTGGCGGTCCATCTGAACGCCACCGCTGCTCGGGTGGAGGGCACCGCCGGGGGGATGCGGCTGCATCTGGCGTCTGGCACGTCCATGGAGGGCACGCACCTGCTGATCGCCACCGGCAAGCGTCCCCGGGTCGAGGGGCTGGGGCTGGACGTGATTGGCGCAGATTACGACCGACATGGCCTGAAAGTAGGCGCGAACATGCAGTCGGTGAGCTGCCCGTGGCTGTGGGGAGCGGGCGACGTGGTGGGTGGGCCCAAATTCACTCACGGAGCCACCGAGCGCGGCATTCTGGCAGGGCTGGGAGCGCTGGCGTGGTGGGGCCGGGCGGCGGCGGCCCTGCGCGCCCCGGCCGCCCACGTCGAGGACATTCCGTGGGTGACCTACACCGATCCCGAGGTGGCGCACTGGGGCCTGACCGAGGTGCAGGCCGTGGAACGCCACGGCGACCGGGTGGTGGTCGTGGACTACGACTTCCACCAGCTGGACCGGGCGGCCACTGAGAACGAGACGGGGTTCGTCAAACTCGTCACCGTGGGCGGCGTCTTCGGAACGCCGCTGGGCCTGAAGGTGGTGGGAGCGCAGGTTGTGGGACCCCGCGCCGGAGAACTGATCCAGGCCCTGAGCCTGCCCGCCCGGCTGAACATCCATCCGCTGCGGCTGGCGCTGTTGCCGGTCTCTTACCCCACCTACGCCGAGGCGGTCCGGCAGACCTATCTGGGGCTGTTTACCGACGGCCCGGCCTTCGGTCGGCGCCGGGCGGGCCGCGCAGCCTCCGGCCAGCAAGCGGGTCTGGCCCGTCCGGCGACCACCTAG